One genomic segment of Paenibacillus sp. FSL H8-0332 includes these proteins:
- a CDS encoding beta-ketoacyl-ACP synthase III → MQLRHVKIKGTGKYLPERVVSDAELDKILGTTPGWVNKITGVGTRHYASTDETASYMGARAAEAALADAGISFSEVDCLVCTSGTKEQPLPSTAVFIQQAMGQADSGVPAFDIDATCLSFLVGLDVMSYMVEAGRYKNVLLVATEIASVGLNWQDKESSALFGDGAAAVVIGPAETDDSSRILHASLKTYSSGARYSEIAGGGTRLHPQNYTAEDALPYLFHMDGQAIFRKASKLLPDFIADMLSATGNKMDDFTLVIPHQGSAMAMRLLRKKLGIAEDRFLDNTAGHGNTIAASIPMGLHEAIRQGRISRGDRIMLIGTAAGLSLGGMIIDY, encoded by the coding sequence ATGCAGCTTAGACATGTGAAAATAAAAGGAACAGGCAAATATTTGCCGGAGCGTGTAGTCAGTGATGCAGAGCTTGATAAAATCCTTGGCACAACACCGGGCTGGGTGAACAAAATCACCGGCGTAGGCACCCGCCATTATGCCAGCACCGATGAAACCGCCTCCTACATGGGCGCAAGAGCCGCTGAAGCAGCCCTCGCTGATGCAGGCATCAGCTTCAGTGAAGTCGATTGTCTGGTGTGTACAAGCGGAACCAAGGAGCAGCCGCTGCCGAGTACCGCCGTGTTCATTCAGCAGGCCATGGGTCAGGCGGATTCTGGTGTGCCGGCTTTTGATATTGATGCGACTTGTCTCAGCTTTCTTGTAGGGCTTGATGTGATGTCCTACATGGTGGAAGCGGGCAGATATAAAAATGTGCTGCTTGTGGCCACTGAGATTGCCTCGGTGGGGCTGAACTGGCAGGATAAGGAGAGCTCAGCCTTGTTCGGTGATGGAGCGGCAGCGGTGGTGATCGGGCCTGCGGAGACCGATGATTCCTCGCGGATACTTCATGCTTCGCTCAAAACCTATAGCAGCGGTGCGCGTTATTCGGAGATTGCCGGGGGCGGGACCAGACTGCATCCCCAGAATTATACAGCCGAGGATGCGCTGCCTTATCTGTTCCATATGGATGGACAGGCTATATTCCGCAAAGCGTCCAAGCTGCTTCCGGATTTCATTGCTGATATGCTGAGTGCCACAGGCAATAAGATGGACGACTTCACGCTGGTTATTCCCCATCAGGGCAGTGCAATGGCGATGCGTCTCCTGCGTAAAAAGCTGGGGATTGCCGAGGACCGCTTCCTCGACAACACTGCAGGCCATGGCAATACGATTGCCGCGTCCATCCCGATGGGGCTGCATGAAGCGATCCGTCAGGGCCGGATATCGCGCGGAGACCGGATCATGCTGATCGGTACAGCGGCAGGGCTGTCTCTGGGAGGCATGATTATTGATTACTGA
- a CDS encoding ATP-grasp domain-containing protein, with amino-acid sequence MITEARRILITGGRAPVALELARLFKAAGHRVYVAESAEYHLCRVSSAVEANFRVPAPRHHPQAYVQRLAALTEELGIHCLIPTCEEIFYVSAGLEHLTGCRVLTPERSILAGLHHKGEFMVLLRSLGFKVPDTVLISSTEEWRRAVKQAADKGEQRVYKPAYSRFASKVILPDKRSASTIPHSRVTKEVEPPAGLSAGAPWVSQEYIQGRAVCTYSIIHEGTVVAHAAYDSRYRTGRSGASVYFESLEHPAALEWVQRFAAATGFSGQIGFDFIEPENGTLYPIECNPRATSGIHLFSSEDGLTEALLNPGLLVQSGTIIVPRSARTAMLTLPMLGCGLKPGTGGLRSWRQALLGAADVVYRKDDRRPAREQFRIVYAAWKTSRRHRISITEALTEDIEWNGEA; translated from the coding sequence TTGATTACTGAGGCCCGGCGTATTCTGATTACCGGCGGACGCGCCCCGGTAGCACTGGAGCTGGCAAGGCTGTTCAAGGCTGCGGGCCACCGGGTATACGTGGCGGAAAGTGCTGAGTATCATCTGTGCCGGGTATCCTCTGCCGTTGAGGCTAACTTCCGGGTGCCTGCCCCAAGGCACCACCCGCAGGCTTATGTCCAGCGGCTGGCTGCGTTAACGGAAGAATTGGGCATCCACTGCCTGATTCCGACCTGTGAGGAGATATTCTATGTCTCTGCCGGTCTTGAGCATCTGACGGGGTGCCGCGTGCTTACGCCAGAACGAAGTATTCTGGCCGGGCTGCACCATAAAGGGGAGTTCATGGTCCTGCTCCGTTCGCTCGGATTCAAGGTCCCGGACACGGTGCTGATCAGCAGTACAGAAGAATGGCGGAGAGCTGTCAAGCAGGCAGCTGACAAGGGGGAGCAGCGGGTCTACAAGCCTGCATATTCCCGTTTTGCCTCTAAAGTCATTCTCCCGGATAAAAGATCCGCTTCAACCATCCCGCATAGTCGCGTTACGAAGGAAGTAGAGCCTCCAGCCGGACTATCGGCCGGGGCTCCCTGGGTATCCCAGGAGTACATTCAAGGCAGAGCTGTTTGTACGTACAGTATTATTCACGAAGGCACAGTTGTGGCGCATGCCGCTTATGACAGCAGGTACAGGACGGGGCGCAGCGGGGCCAGCGTGTATTTTGAATCCCTGGAGCATCCTGCGGCTCTGGAATGGGTACAGCGGTTCGCCGCAGCAACCGGCTTCAGCGGCCAGATCGGATTCGATTTTATCGAACCGGAGAATGGGACGCTGTATCCGATTGAATGCAATCCGCGCGCAACAAGCGGTATTCATCTGTTCTCGTCGGAGGACGGACTGACGGAGGCTCTGCTGAATCCCGGCCTGCTCGTGCAGAGCGGAACAATTATTGTTCCGCGTTCAGCCCGCACGGCCATGCTGACGCTGCCCATGCTGGGCTGCGGGCTGAAGCCGGGAACCGGGGGCCTCCGCAGCTGGCGGCAAGCGCTGCTTGGAGCAGCAGATGTGGTCTACCGCAAGGATGACCGCCGCCCTGCCCGCGAGCAGTTCCGCATAGTATACGCCGCCTGGAAGACATCCAGGCGGCACCGCATCTCGATTACAGAGGCATTAACTGAAGATATAGAATGGAATGGTGAGGCATGA
- a CDS encoding SDR family NAD(P)-dependent oxidoreductase, with translation MTKALVTGATGFLGRHTARRLARMGWEVYAQGRNPEQGKQLEQEGAVFLSGDLRDPETANSFCRGMDVVFHCAALSSPWGKYKEFYTCNVEATSHIVEGCKRHGVGRLVHISTPSVYSSQRPRFGIRESDPLPGRPANAYAATKLIAEQVVRQAAREGLTAFMLRPRAIFGPMDNALFPRLLAANESKGVPLMNGGQAKLDLTCVENVVDAMLLCCEAPLSASGSVYNITNGEPLRFEELVTRLFSLLGLPLHTRRLPYPVAYTAAALMEGIYKVLPIPGEPLLTRYSAAALGISQTLDITLAREQLGYQPRITTDEGLRAFAEWWREQQ, from the coding sequence ATGACCAAAGCGCTCGTAACAGGTGCAACCGGATTTCTTGGACGGCATACTGCCCGGAGGCTGGCCCGGATGGGCTGGGAGGTCTACGCGCAGGGACGCAACCCGGAGCAGGGAAAGCAGCTGGAGCAGGAAGGTGCAGTGTTCCTGTCCGGGGATCTGCGTGATCCGGAGACTGCCAATAGCTTTTGCCGGGGAATGGATGTGGTGTTCCATTGTGCAGCCTTGTCGTCACCCTGGGGGAAATACAAGGAGTTCTATACATGCAATGTGGAGGCTACAAGCCATATCGTAGAAGGGTGCAAAAGGCATGGCGTAGGAAGACTGGTTCATATCTCCACGCCCAGTGTGTATTCCAGCCAGCGGCCCCGCTTCGGCATCCGGGAGAGTGATCCGCTTCCCGGGCGGCCGGCCAATGCTTATGCCGCAACAAAGCTGATCGCCGAGCAGGTAGTCCGGCAGGCAGCGAGAGAAGGGCTTACCGCCTTCATGCTCCGGCCCAGAGCCATATTCGGCCCGATGGACAACGCTTTGTTCCCCCGGCTGCTGGCAGCGAATGAGAGCAAGGGGGTGCCGCTGATGAATGGCGGACAGGCCAAGCTTGATCTCACCTGCGTAGAGAATGTAGTCGATGCCATGCTGCTCTGCTGTGAAGCCCCGCTCTCTGCTTCCGGCAGCGTCTACAATATTACTAATGGTGAGCCGCTAAGGTTCGAAGAGCTGGTCACCCGGCTATTCTCACTGCTCGGGCTTCCGCTGCACACCCGGCGATTGCCCTACCCGGTAGCTTATACTGCAGCGGCCTTAATGGAGGGGATCTACAAGGTGCTGCCTATCCCGGGTGAGCCGCTGCTGACCCGTTATTCTGCAGCCGCACTCGGCATCTCCCAGACACTGGATATTACACTGGCCCGCGAGCAGCTGGGTTATCAACCGCGTATAACAACAGACGAGGGACTTCGTGCCTTTGCAGAATGGTGGAGGGAACAGCAATGA
- a CDS encoding MBL fold metallo-hydrolase, translating into MITEIPVELSILSAGYCLHPERLTLRGGTLKPVAFPAGYALIRHPEYGPILFDTGYSARFFQETASLPASLYRKITPVVYREEESAVRRLQAGGISPEEVRYVVLSHFHADHIGGVRDFPQAQYIYLQKSYEAVSGLGPVRATKAGFLPGLLPEDFRLRSIPVDEASAKRALPQGLPFSEAYDLLGDGSLLAVELSGHAAGMIGVFVSTGKHDYLLCADTVWSSRAFRENRKPHLAAGLIMSSRTEYHRNFERLRQLHEQFPKLRIVPSHCREALAHWGTGSVT; encoded by the coding sequence ATGATTACAGAAATTCCAGTTGAATTATCTATACTGTCTGCGGGCTATTGCCTGCATCCCGAGCGGCTGACGCTGCGTGGAGGTACACTGAAGCCGGTTGCCTTCCCGGCAGGTTATGCGCTGATCCGGCATCCGGAATACGGACCTATCCTGTTCGATACGGGCTACAGTGCGCGTTTCTTCCAGGAGACAGCAAGTCTGCCAGCCTCTCTATACCGCAAGATCACTCCGGTTGTCTATAGAGAGGAAGAGAGTGCAGTGCGGCGGCTGCAGGCAGGGGGGATCTCGCCGGAGGAGGTGCGGTATGTGGTGCTGTCGCATTTTCATGCTGATCATATCGGCGGGGTACGGGATTTCCCGCAGGCGCAGTATATTTATTTGCAGAAATCTTACGAGGCCGTTAGCGGGCTGGGTCCGGTGCGGGCGACGAAGGCGGGATTCCTGCCAGGGCTGCTGCCGGAGGATTTCAGACTCCGCTCCATCCCTGTGGATGAAGCCTCAGCGAAGCGTGCGCTGCCGCAAGGCCTTCCGTTCTCGGAAGCCTATGATCTGCTTGGAGACGGCAGCCTGCTGGCGGTGGAGCTGTCAGGCCATGCCGCCGGGATGATCGGCGTATTCGTCTCCACCGGCAAGCATGATTATCTGCTCTGCGCAGATACGGTCTGGTCGAGCCGGGCGTTCCGGGAGAACCGTAAGCCGCACCTGGCAGCAGGCTTAATCATGTCCAGCCGCACAGAATACCACCGCAATTTCGAGCGGCTGCGTCAGCTGCATGAACAATTTCCCAAGCTTCGGATTGTACCCAGCCATTGCCGCGAGGCGCTTGCGCACTGGGGAACGGGAAGTGTGACATGA
- a CDS encoding F390 synthetase-related protein, whose protein sequence is MKRIRQVLTHYILTKWGRRWKNRAALEQWQEKRIRLHVDKVRQRSKFYRELWAGIPSKDWRSFPVIGKPEMMGNFDQLNTAGITKEQAFAEAYEAENSRNFKPMLQGVTVGLSSGTSGNRGIFLVGEEEQAAWTGTVLAKLLPGGLWKRARIAFFLRANSNLYESVKQGRLQFRYFDLLEPLPQLLTRMKEYQPDIWIAPPSMLRLLAEAQQSGDMNLHPRRIIAVAEVLDPLDRQQIEQTFRQKVHQAYQCTEGFLGATCSHGTLHLNEDIVHIEKEMLDEKSRRFVPIVTDFSRSVQPIVRYRLNDILTEAAEPCPCGSLFTAIEQIEGRCDDILYLPHAADSTHVTVFPDFVTRAVLTASADIEHYRVIQHSLTELEISYRTRSGTDQGTEQQITAELMRLFARLSCNTPHLTFTAYSFVPGTVKLRRVERGWKP, encoded by the coding sequence ATGAAGCGGATCAGGCAGGTGCTCACCCATTATATTCTCACCAAGTGGGGCAGGCGCTGGAAGAACCGGGCAGCACTCGAGCAGTGGCAGGAGAAGCGTATCCGGCTTCATGTAGATAAGGTGAGGCAGCGCTCGAAGTTCTATAGGGAGCTGTGGGCAGGCATTCCGTCCAAGGATTGGCGGAGTTTCCCGGTGATCGGGAAGCCGGAGATGATGGGCAATTTCGATCAGCTCAATACAGCGGGCATTACGAAGGAGCAGGCTTTTGCAGAAGCCTATGAAGCGGAGAACAGCAGGAACTTCAAGCCTATGCTGCAAGGCGTCACCGTCGGGTTATCCTCAGGAACCTCCGGCAACCGGGGGATTTTTCTCGTTGGAGAAGAAGAGCAGGCTGCCTGGACTGGTACGGTGCTGGCGAAGCTTTTGCCGGGTGGACTGTGGAAGCGGGCGAGAATTGCATTTTTTCTGCGGGCGAATAGTAATTTGTATGAATCTGTGAAGCAGGGACGGCTGCAGTTCCGGTATTTCGATCTGCTGGAGCCGCTTCCCCAGCTCTTGACCCGTATGAAGGAGTACCAGCCGGATATCTGGATTGCACCGCCGTCCATGCTGCGTCTGCTGGCTGAGGCACAGCAATCAGGCGATATGAATCTGCATCCCCGCCGGATCATTGCGGTTGCGGAAGTGCTGGACCCGCTCGACCGGCAGCAGATTGAGCAGACTTTCAGGCAGAAGGTGCATCAGGCTTATCAGTGTACGGAAGGCTTCCTCGGTGCGACCTGCAGTCACGGGACGCTGCATCTCAATGAAGATATTGTACATATCGAAAAAGAAATGCTGGATGAAAAATCACGCCGGTTCGTGCCCATCGTGACCGATTTCTCCAGAAGTGTGCAGCCCATCGTCCGCTACCGGCTGAATGATATTCTGACCGAAGCGGCAGAGCCGTGTCCCTGCGGTTCGCTGTTCACGGCCATTGAGCAGATCGAAGGACGCTGCGATGATATTCTGTATCTGCCCCATGCGGCAGACAGCACGCACGTTACGGTATTCCCTGATTTCGTTACCCGGGCTGTGCTGACGGCTTCCGCAGATATTGAGCATTACAGGGTTATCCAGCACAGCCTGACTGAGCTGGAGATCTCCTATCGTACACGGAGCGGCACCGATCAAGGCACGGAGCAGCAGATTACAGCAGAACTGATGCGCTTGTTCGCCAGGCTGTCTTGTAACACTCCGCACCTGACTTTTACCGCTTACAGCTTCGTGCCCGGAACTGTGAAGCTGCGCCGTGTGGAGAGGGGCTGGAAGCCGTGA
- a CDS encoding GNAT family N-acetyltransferase: protein MKKRVTQYDRDSVAGLDWPDTEYGRYAREYLTPLLERGAQPFIDNVSTTVKVLTIDGLPVPITVNEADYDNSYVCSPYTHYVSYAREELALLNNRMLEGLLSLMLSGMGWMLRQARFNRVVQVNNWLLSTNLYPDLSAEQLTAIFDYLRQTYPGYTLMYRSLSRETSGELVARLQGYGCKLVPSRQIYLLHPNTSGSKARWLVKRDRNLLAKHGYTEVGPEEITQEDIPRIVELYRLLYIDKYSAYNPQFTEAYIALALERRTLQIYGLRKEGRLDAVLGFYEREGAMTAPLFGYDTSLPQSLGLYRMLSAVLIGLAGSRELLLHESSGVGQFKRNRGAGGATEYSAVYDRGTSLLNRCGWSILELLLRRIGMPLIQKLKL, encoded by the coding sequence GTGAAGAAGCGGGTAACGCAGTATGACCGCGATTCTGTTGCGGGGCTGGACTGGCCGGATACGGAATATGGGCGGTATGCCCGGGAGTATCTTACACCGCTGCTGGAGCGGGGAGCGCAACCTTTTATCGATAATGTGAGTACAACTGTTAAGGTGCTGACCATCGATGGGCTGCCCGTTCCGATAACCGTCAACGAAGCAGACTATGACAATTCCTATGTATGCTCACCCTATACCCATTATGTCAGCTATGCGCGTGAGGAGTTAGCCTTGCTTAATAACCGGATGCTTGAGGGACTCCTGTCGCTAATGCTCTCAGGAATGGGCTGGATGCTGCGACAAGCACGGTTCAACCGGGTGGTTCAGGTGAATAACTGGCTGCTGTCCACCAATCTGTATCCCGACTTAAGTGCGGAACAGCTGACGGCGATATTCGATTACCTCCGGCAGACTTATCCGGGTTATACCTTAATGTATCGTTCGCTTAGCCGGGAGACATCGGGAGAACTCGTTGCCAGACTGCAGGGGTATGGCTGCAAGCTGGTTCCAAGCCGGCAGATCTACCTCCTGCACCCGAATACCTCCGGCTCGAAGGCCAGATGGCTGGTCAAACGCGACAGGAATCTGCTGGCAAAGCACGGCTATACTGAGGTTGGCCCGGAGGAGATCACGCAGGAAGACATTCCCCGGATCGTGGAGCTGTACAGACTGCTGTATATCGATAAATATTCAGCTTATAATCCGCAGTTCACCGAAGCCTATATTGCTCTTGCGTTGGAACGGAGAACCTTGCAGATCTACGGGCTGCGCAAGGAGGGAAGACTGGATGCGGTGCTTGGCTTCTATGAGCGGGAAGGCGCGATGACGGCGCCATTATTCGGTTATGACACAAGTCTGCCTCAGTCCTTAGGACTCTACCGTATGCTGTCCGCCGTACTGATCGGGCTTGCAGGCAGCAGGGAACTATTACTGCACGAGAGCTCCGGCGTCGGCCAGTTCAAGCGCAACCGGGGAGCGGGTGGAGCCACTGAATATTCAGCGGTGTATGACCGGGGGACCTCTCTGCTGAACCGCTGCGGCTGGTCCATCCTGGAGCTGCTGCTCCGGCGGATCGGTATGCCGCTTATTCAGAAGCTGAAGCTGTAG
- the pgsA gene encoding CDP-diacylglycerol--glycerol-3-phosphate 3-phosphatidyltransferase encodes MNLANRITLFRILLIPLFIALFPIYPEAWVNQFPILKYLEVHGVFYAALVFIVASITDKLDGYVARKYNQTTNLGKLLDPLADKLLVAAALILMVSLHMIPSWIAFLILAREVIMMGVRIAASAQKVALAADKYGKWKMVLQVAAISAILLNNAPFSLFTSFPVDLTLMYGALVLTVYSGYNYIKNNYQLLQLEAHTSHQ; translated from the coding sequence ATGAATTTAGCTAACCGTATTACCTTGTTCAGGATATTGCTGATTCCGCTGTTCATTGCGCTTTTTCCCATTTACCCGGAAGCATGGGTCAACCAATTCCCAATTCTGAAATATTTAGAGGTACATGGTGTTTTTTATGCAGCCCTAGTTTTTATTGTGGCTTCTATAACAGATAAGCTGGACGGGTATGTAGCACGAAAATATAACCAGACTACCAATTTAGGAAAACTGCTTGATCCGTTGGCAGATAAGCTGCTTGTTGCCGCCGCGCTGATTCTAATGGTGAGTCTGCACATGATCCCATCTTGGATTGCTTTTTTAATATTGGCGAGGGAAGTTATAATGATGGGTGTCCGTATCGCCGCTTCAGCGCAGAAGGTAGCTTTGGCAGCTGATAAATACGGCAAATGGAAAATGGTGCTGCAAGTTGCTGCTATCTCGGCAATTCTTTTGAATAATGCGCCCTTCAGCCTGTTCACTTCTTTCCCTGTTGACCTAACCCTGATGTATGGTGCGTTAGTCCTTACTGTATACTCGGGTTACAACTACATTAAGAACAATTATCAGCTGCTGCAATTGGAAGCTCATACATCACATCAATAA
- a CDS encoding SDR family oxidoreductase encodes MNTNLGQPHGHEPVALITGTSSGFGLLTAITLARGGYRVIATMRDFGRSKELVQQAEQAGVRERIHLLALDVTDEVSIASAVQASLELAGRIDVLVNNAGFAVGGFVEEVSMEAWRGQMETNFFGLVAVTKAVLPHMRVQRSGLIINVSSVSGLSGFPGYGPYAASKFAVEGFSESLRQEMLSFGVRVVLVEPGSFRTPIWDKGITGMHTNEGSPYHTRLEEVLRYSRRASETAPDPQEVADLIGRITAKRAPKLRYPVGRGSRMLMIGKALLPWKVLEGIISRSLRAMK; translated from the coding sequence ATGAACACTAATTTAGGCCAGCCCCATGGGCATGAGCCGGTTGCGCTGATTACCGGGACCTCCAGCGGATTCGGGCTGCTCACCGCAATCACGCTGGCCCGCGGAGGGTACCGGGTCATTGCCACCATGCGTGATTTTGGCCGCAGCAAGGAGCTGGTTCAGCAGGCTGAGCAAGCGGGGGTGCGGGAGCGTATTCATCTGCTGGCACTGGATGTGACGGACGAAGTCTCGATTGCGTCTGCCGTTCAGGCTAGTCTTGAGCTCGCCGGCAGAATTGATGTGCTGGTGAACAACGCTGGCTTCGCCGTAGGCGGATTCGTGGAAGAGGTCAGCATGGAGGCATGGCGAGGGCAGATGGAGACTAACTTTTTCGGACTGGTTGCCGTAACGAAGGCGGTGCTTCCTCACATGCGGGTCCAGCGCAGCGGCCTGATTATTAATGTGAGCAGTGTCAGCGGCTTGAGCGGATTCCCGGGCTATGGTCCGTATGCCGCCTCCAAGTTTGCGGTGGAGGGGTTCAGCGAGAGTCTGCGTCAGGAGATGCTCTCTTTTGGCGTCCGCGTTGTACTGGTTGAACCGGGCTCCTTCCGTACCCCTATCTGGGACAAAGGGATTACGGGAATGCACACAAACGAAGGCTCCCCCTATCACACCAGGCTTGAGGAGGTACTGCGATACTCCCGGCGGGCATCCGAGACGGCTCCCGATCCACAGGAGGTGGCTGACCTGATTGGACGGATCACTGCCAAACGTGCGCCGAAGCTGCGGTATCCTGTAGGTAGAGGCTCGCGGATGCTGATGATCGGCAAGGCCCTGCTTCCCTGGAAGGTGCTCGAGGGCATCATCTCGAGGTCACTTCGGGCGATGAAATGA
- a CDS encoding DUF4265 domain-containing protein, with the protein MPGTVGLHICFDEQGREIEVLDVTRVDKDIYRIEETPIFNPGIALGDIIRVSEREGIAYYIETVKKSGLVRYAWLLSKEAAASGEIRSFTERVTEHGGRWEQIFGGLLVIYLPKHSLVDAELEMSRIIEHFEG; encoded by the coding sequence TTGCCGGGAACGGTTGGATTACATATATGCTTTGATGAGCAAGGCCGGGAGATTGAGGTGCTGGATGTGACCCGGGTCGATAAGGATATTTACCGGATTGAGGAGACGCCGATTTTTAACCCGGGGATTGCGCTTGGCGACATTATCCGAGTGAGTGAGCGTGAGGGGATCGCGTATTACATCGAAACAGTGAAGAAGTCCGGGCTTGTCCGGTATGCCTGGCTGCTCAGCAAAGAGGCGGCGGCTTCCGGCGAGATCCGCAGCTTTACGGAGCGGGTTACAGAGCATGGGGGCAGGTGGGAGCAGATCTTCGGCGGACTGCTGGTGATTTATCTGCCGAAGCACTCTCTAGTAGACGCGGAGCTGGAAATGTCGCGGATTATTGAGCATTTTGAAGGCTAA
- the lepB gene encoding signal peptidase I, with protein MKKFLKQWVPSIAIGIILSLFIRTYVAEAMRVPTGSMIPTIAINDRLVVDKMLWNTSLKHGDIVVFHPPVAEDAHKRYVKRLIGLPGDVIEIKEGKLYRNHEAIAEPYLQEAMTYTFGPVTVPADHYFFLGDNRNVSYDAHLWETPFVDKDALIGKVLFDVNQLF; from the coding sequence TTGAAAAAATTCTTGAAGCAGTGGGTGCCGAGTATTGCCATTGGCATTATTCTATCCTTATTTATTCGTACCTACGTAGCAGAAGCTATGCGTGTGCCTACCGGCTCGATGATTCCGACTATAGCGATTAACGACCGGCTTGTGGTGGACAAAATGCTCTGGAATACCTCGCTGAAGCATGGCGATATCGTGGTGTTCCATCCGCCGGTCGCCGAAGATGCGCATAAAAGATATGTAAAACGGCTGATTGGACTGCCGGGTGATGTGATTGAGATCAAGGAAGGCAAGCTGTACCGCAACCATGAGGCTATTGCCGAGCCGTATCTCCAGGAAGCGATGACCTATACCTTCGGGCCGGTCACCGTTCCCGCAGACCATTATTTTTTCCTGGGCGACAACCGTAACGTCAGCTATGACGCTCACTTATGGGAGACACCGTTCGTAGACAAGGATGCGCTGATCGGCAAAGTACTGTTCGATGTGAACCAGTTGTTCTAA
- a CDS encoding Dabb family protein produces MYEHLVVFRFNEQFEPSQEQALLQALLALKKQIPGIIDLTAGINVTEEQENVHGYTLGLRVTFQNQEALREYGPHPAHQKFVSMLEGILENVVVVDYPI; encoded by the coding sequence ATGTATGAGCATCTCGTCGTCTTCCGCTTCAATGAGCAATTCGAACCAAGCCAGGAGCAAGCCCTGTTACAAGCACTGCTGGCGCTGAAAAAACAAATCCCCGGCATCATCGACCTTACAGCAGGCATTAATGTAACCGAGGAGCAGGAGAATGTCCACGGCTATACGCTGGGTCTCCGCGTGACCTTTCAGAATCAGGAAGCCCTGCGTGAGTATGGGCCGCATCCGGCCCATCAGAAGTTCGTGTCCATGCTGGAGGGAATCCTCGAGAACGTTGTGGTGGTCGACTACCCGATTTAG
- a CDS encoding HD domain-containing phosphohydrolase translates to MKVHVTDLKHGDCLMADTFNGVGLHVLPKGTRVEREEISILIRHKIDYVDIEPRSGLHTDSEPAPSHGLHDDFDLAILNYEAIFLEALTKGSFSQPAVDDTLKPLLETLEGQKDVVSLLLLLDRDDIDTYHHSLQVGLLSYYIAAWMGYSKEERYLISRAGYLHDIGKSQVPLSILNKQGLLTDSEKDELARHTFYGYDLIRGSKMDEVTALVALQHHEYEDGSGYPKQLLKKEIHPYAQIVSVANIYMSLTTSTANRPKQGLVTVLRKVHEMGFGKLNETVVQALTGHLLPSFVGKNVQLSNGEVGMIVMNNPLDLFKPLVKVGEGFRDLSRERSLSIDEVVN, encoded by the coding sequence TTGAAAGTACATGTCACGGATCTGAAGCACGGTGATTGTCTAATGGCAGACACTTTCAATGGTGTAGGTCTGCATGTTCTCCCCAAGGGGACGCGTGTGGAGCGGGAAGAGATTAGTATCCTGATTCGGCACAAAATTGATTATGTCGATATCGAGCCGCGCAGCGGGCTGCATACGGATTCCGAACCTGCGCCCAGCCACGGGCTGCACGATGATTTTGATCTCGCTATTTTGAATTATGAAGCGATTTTTCTGGAAGCCTTGACGAAGGGCAGCTTCTCGCAGCCGGCAGTCGATGATACACTGAAGCCGCTATTGGAGACCTTGGAAGGGCAAAAGGATGTTGTCTCCCTGCTGCTCCTGCTGGACCGGGATGACATCGATACATATCACCACTCATTACAGGTGGGCTTATTATCCTATTACATTGCAGCGTGGATGGGTTACTCCAAGGAGGAGCGCTACCTGATCAGCCGTGCGGGCTATCTGCATGATATCGGCAAAAGCCAGGTGCCCCTGTCGATCCTGAACAAGCAGGGTCTGCTGACGGATTCCGAGAAGGATGAGCTGGCACGCCACACCTTCTATGGCTATGATCTGATCCGCGGCTCCAAAATGGACGAGGTTACCGCGCTGGTAGCCCTTCAGCATCATGAGTATGAGGATGGCTCAGGCTATCCGAAGCAGCTGCTCAAAAAAGAGATTCATCCGTACGCCCAGATTGTTTCGGTAGCCAACATCTATATGTCGCTCACCACTTCTACTGCGAACCGTCCCAAGCAGGGGCTGGTCACGGTGCTGCGCAAGGTGCATGAGATGGGCTTCGGCAAGCTGAACGAGACGGTGGTGCAGGCATTGACCGGACATTTACTGCCGAGCTTCGTGGGCAAGAATGTACAGCTTAGCAACGGCGAAGTGGGCATGATCGTCATGAATAACCCGCTGGACCTCTTTAAGCCGCTCGTAAAAGTGGGCGAGGGCTTCCGGGATTTGTCGCGTGAACGCAGCTTGTCCATTGATGAAGTAGTTAACTGA